Genomic DNA from Nitrosarchaeum koreense MY1:
CCAAAAAAAATTATTGTAAATAATCCTGAAGAATATTTATCAAAGATCAAAGTAGGAAGAGACGGTTTAATTGTCAAGAATGGTTATCATTCTGGATTACTTTTACCACAAGTTCCAGTTGATTACAATTGGAATGCAAAAGAATTTCTTGAACATACTTGCGAAAAAGCTGGACTATCAAAAGATTCATGGAAAGATCCAACAACTGTCATTGAATCATTTGAAGGAATTATTTTCAAAGAATAACATAACTAATTATACAATAATAAAAAATATTTAGATTGTTTAATTACATTTTAAAATTCAACTAACATTATTCCAAATAATAATTTTTAAATTATGATGACCTGAAAATCAAACACATGAAATTTACTCAAATAATTTTATTATGAATTATTTTAAAAAATTAAGATCTTAAATTTCATATGAATTATTTTATGTTTTATTTCTGATAAAAATTGGATAAAATACATGATCCAAAAAGGAACTAGAAATTAATCCAATTTCCATACTGGAATCGTTTCTAGTATCACACTTCCAGCCTCTTTATTGTTTTTCCCAAAGTAATTTTGTTTGGTGTAGAAGAAGATGAGGTGGATACATTAGACTATCCTATAGATAGTACTATTGATTTTTTCAATTCCCTAGACAACAGTCTACACCAAATTTTTGCAAATCAATTTCTACACCAAGATATTTTTGCAACTTTTTGTGTTGGGAGATTTTTTAATTGAAGTCAATTTTATCTCTCTTCATAATTGCATTTTTGATCACTTCAAGCATTCCATTTGGATTTGCTGATCATCATATCGATATAGTTCCACAGAATTCGGAATCTTCATCAACACAATCTAAAATTATTTCAGTTTCTTTGGATGAAAACATTGGTCTTGAATCTAACAAACCAGCTGATGATAAATCAATTGAATCTGCCAATGTTATTGATGGACAAGATTCTTTTACAAAATTTGTATTTTTTTCTGAAAGCTTGGATATTAAATCATCTTTAGTAGAAAATCAAATTTATTTGAAACCGTTTGTAGTACAACCACAAACAAACGTTGATAGAATTTCTCAAATTGACAAACTAAAGGATAGAAAAAAGAATTCAATGTTGGAATTATTTTTAGATGATGATTTTAATTCACAACCATTTGACATACAATTACAATCATTTAATTTAGAAAATCTTTTTAATATATTTAATTTTGAGTCATTTTTAGAATTACATGATCAAAATAACTTACTTGATAAATTTTCTACATTAAATAATCCTCTATCTGTTGAATATGAAAATAATTTTTCTTTTAATTTTGAAAATCTTTTTAACTTAACATTTTCTGAAACTGAATCTCAATTTGTTTTAATTCTTTTTGTTCCTTTTGTTGTATTTTTATTTTTATATTTTGAAGATTTTGAATTTAAAATTAGAAAACTTCGTCAACCGTTATCTTTTGTTTTTGCATTACTTATCTTATCATCAATTGTAATTACTCCGTATACAATTTCATCATCTTATTGGCCAATGGCTTATGCCGAGATTAATGATAATACAACTGCCTCAGCAGACACTTCATCTTCTTCTACACCAGCTGAAGACAATGTTGCTGAGGCTACAACTTCTGATAACACAATTTCTGATAATACAACTGCCTCAGCAGACACTTCATCTTCTTCTACACCAGCTGAAGACAATGTTGCTGAGGCTACAACCTCATCTAATGTTACAAATTACGCTAATACAACTTGCCTCAGCAGACACTTCATCTTCTTCTACACCAGCTGAAGACAATGTTGCTGAGGCTACAACTTCTGATACTAATTCTACATCAAACAATAGTTTAATCACAAACAGCACAGGCATACTCAACAGCACAGGCATACTCAACAGCACAGGCATACTCAACAGCACAGGCATACTCAACAGCACAGGCATACTCAACAGCACAGGCATACTCAACAGCACAGGCATACTCAACAGCACAGGCATACTCAACAGCACAGGCATACTCAACATCACAGTTCCAGTAGTCATTCCTAATGCCACTGAATCCTGGAAATTTGACAAAGTCGTAAATGGCTCTAGATTCATAGGTGATGTCCACATTCAGGAAACCTCTTCTAGCCTCATTTTAGATGGGGATGGCTACCTCTCAAATAGCGGAAATTCTACAAATAACATCCAAAATCTCTCCATTACTGCCTGGGTAAACCCTGATTATGTAGGCGGATCTGCCGAATTTACGGTAATTTCCAAAGAAAAGTCATTTGCCTTGACCATTAACAACAATTTGGCACCTACACATATAGCCAAATTTGCAGTATTTGATGGTATAAAATGGCACTCAATAGAATCTACCTCCCAAATTGGCGATGACTGGTCTCATATTGCTGCCACCTTTAATGGAACAACCCTCTCAATTTACACAAACGGTACGCTGTCTAATGTTTCAACTGTACAAACCATCTCAATGAATCTAAAAGGCCAACTAGAAATAAAAACAATTGAGACTGCAAATTCTACTTCCGATGTAATTGTTGGTGCATCACTTGAGAATCACAGATCAGTAGATGAAGTAACAAAACAATTCCACGGACAGATAAAAGAGATCAATATTTTTGGTGTGTATCTTAGTGCAGCACAAATTGCAGAAATTTATTTGCAGACATTACCAATGATACAATCATTACACAATAATACAATAGTAGAAATAATCGAGGAAGATGTAACTGCAATTGATATACTTGCACCAAAAATAATTACAAACTCTACAAACATTAACATTGATACAACAAATATTAACATTAATGCAACAGACATCAATATCAATGCAACAAGTGTAGACAATGCTAATGCAACTTCAATGTTTACATTCAATACTACAGAAAGTTACATTCCAATAGTAGAAGAAACATTAAACCAAGATCTTAACAGACTAACAATCTCTACATGGATTAACCCAGATTATTCATCTGGTTCTGCAGAATTTGCAGTTGTATCAAAGGAAAGTTCATTTGTTCTTGGAATAAACAATGTTTATGCACCACAAAAAGTTGCAACATTTGCAGTATTTGATGGTGTTGAATGGACAAAGATTACTGGAACAACACAAATTACTGATTGGACTAATCTTGTTGCAGTAATTAACGGAACAAACATTTCACTTTATGTAAATGGTAATCTGGAAGCACAATCAACACTTGAGGATTCATTTTCAATCTCTGAAGGTGATGTCATTCCAATCCCAGCTGAAATTGCAGTAAATGAATCTGACTTGATAATTGGTGCATATCTTAATACACTTAGAAGCAGAATTACTTTGTCAAATCATTTCTCAGGCGTCATTGATGATGTCTTAATCTACAAAAAGGCCTTATCTCAGGCACAAATTAACGATATTTACACAGGATATCTTACACCTTTAACTAATAATGAAATCCCATTCAAGTCTGATTTATTGTCATTTACAGATGAAGTTGCAGTATTCTTAAACAATTCAACTAAATCAATCTATATCCTTCCACTTGATATTGATTCTACTGTTCCATTAGATATTCAATCCATTTCATTTGCAGATTATGTAACATACAAAGTAAATGGTCCAGCAGGCGATTCAAACAATTCAACAATTGAAATCATGACGTTTTCAGATGTTGTCGTCGCCATAATAATTCCAGCAAATTCAATCATTAATAACAATTCAACAATTGAAATTTCTGATTTATTATCACTTACCGATATAATCTCAACGACACTAAATGGTGATAATGTAATTGAACTTTCAGAAATTTTACCAATTAATGCTATAATTATAAATCAAGATAATACGACTGAAATAAATTTGGAAATTATTCCAAAACTAACATCTGTCAAAGAAAGCTATCTAATTACAGAAGAAGTTGAATTTGAATTTGAGTTTTATAATTCTGATGTAATGCTTGTAGATGAAAAACAAAAAATAGAAAACGCTACAGATCTAATTGCCAACGAACTTGAGCAAAGTCTTAAAGACATTGAAAATGAAATTGATGTAACAACCCCTGAAACCAATAATAACTCAACAATAACTGACATTATTTCAAACATTGAAAATCTATTTTCAATACAAATAGCTGAAGCTGCAAAATTAGGTGATAACGATATTGCTAAATTAGATATTAACGAAGTAAAAATACAGGTTAAAGATTTAAAAGATAAAGTAAAAGAACTATCTCGCAATAATGATCTTGATAAAGAACAACTCAAAGAGATTAAAGAACAATTAAAGATTGTAACAAAACAAATCAAATCAGTAGTAAAGAATCTTGAAAAGAACAATCTTGATGACAGTGCTCAAAGATTAGATGAAATCATAGATACAATAGAAGAGACTGCTGGAATTGAACCTATTCAGACAGGTGAATGGAAGGACTCTAGAAATACAATTGTTACGGAAATTTACGATCCTCAGGGTAACCTAGTCAATACTGTAACAAAATACGAGAAAGTAATGGAAGGAAAATTCAACCTCAAGCTCTCAATTGATAGCAACAACAAACCAGGAATATACAAAATCAAAACTATCTTTACTGTAGATGGTCAGAGACATGAGACAGAAAATGAATTCGCATGGGGTCTGGTTTCACTTAACACCAAAAAGAGCATCTA
This window encodes:
- a CDS encoding LamG-like jellyroll fold domain-containing protein, giving the protein MLQITLIQLASADTSSSSTPAEDNVAEATTSDTNSTSNNSLITNSTGILNSTGILNSTGILNSTGILNSTGILNSTGILNSTGILNSTGILNSTGILNITVPVVIPNATESWKFDKVVNGSRFIGDVHIQETSSSLILDGDGYLSNSGNSTNNIQNLSITAWVNPDYVGGSAEFTVISKEKSFALTINNNLAPTHIAKFAVFDGIKWHSIESTSQIGDDWSHIAATFNGTTLSIYTNGTLSNVSTVQTISMNLKGQLEIKTIETANSTSDVIVGASLENHRSVDEVTKQFHGQIKEINIFGVYLSAAQIAEIYLQTLPMIQSLHNNTIVEIIEEDVTAIDILAPKIITNSTNINIDTTNININATDININATSVDNANATSMFTFNTTESYIPIVEETLNQDLNRLTISTWINPDYSSGSAEFAVVSKESSFVLGINNVYAPQKVATFAVFDGVEWTKITGTTQITDWTNLVAVINGTNISLYVNGNLEAQSTLEDSFSISEGDVIPIPAEIAVNESDLIIGAYLNTLRSRITLSNHFSGVIDDVLIYKKALSQAQINDIYTGYLTPLTNNEIPFKSDLLSFTDEVAVFLNNSTKSIYILPLDIDSTVPLDIQSISFADYVTYKVNGPAGDSNNSTIEIMTFSDVVVAIIIPANSIINNNSTIEISDLLSLTDIISTTLNGDNVIELSEILPINAIIINQDNTTEINLEIIPKLTSVKESYLITEEVEFEFEFYNSDVMLVDEKQKIENATDLIANELEQSLKDIENEIDVTTPETNNNSTITDIISNIENLFSIQIAEAAKLGDNDIAKLDINEVKIQVKDLKDKVKELSRNNDLDKEQLKEIKEQLKIVTKQIKSVVKNLEKNNLDDSAQRLDEIIDTIEETAGIEPIQTGEWKDSRNTIVTEIYDPQGNLVNTVTKYEKVMEGKFNLKLSIDSNNKPGIYKIKTIFTVDGQRHETENEFAWGLVSLNTKKSIYKPGDTADFVIVVLDSEGHPVCNANLSMNVTSPSGIIDYLDSNGIVPNEECGLYDAQYITSVNGTYKVDIHATTSGINTNFSTTFDAQEYYEFDIIRTAQSKIDPTINPNLFDVRIDVESFTDADTLELKEKIPAVFDVVTDADIQTIGDTKILTWTKNLIENKTYVEYSYSIPLVFPQLYSLGSLEINSDKFVEARPWFVAADPAPSFTKLYLRNVLASPTPTAGEKSAVLPVVAGVSNGGAFETRSLLPDIGTSETTSTYFDGSTTTHRDSYMSRFSSLPLDAQTIDAGTWTFGYNAIEANVGANAEYELSVYVWRPSNNSVVGYVYDSHTVVGAEGGTSKSGKVGTFSGSSVTAQAGDILVLEVWVHQNTQRSNNDLITFYYDGTTEPTNGSTEASTASYLSAPVGLTFQNGGTRLYFRDVTAPVTPTAGEKSTALPVGTSNLNSGTTETRSLQSKIGTTQQTITIGDGTSTGHTDSYIARFSSYPLAAQTIGAGTWRIGVNAAEANAGANAFFALSVYVWRPSTNSTVGYVYDSDTALSTEFGNNVASTKHGKVITFSGSSVTAQEGDVLVTEIWSHATTARSNVDTLTFYFGGTTLPSSGSTEASTASYIDIPHVLLYSISKTESLGIADSVIASRTRTVSFTESLSLNDGAISYDKSRTKLVFLSGADTAEVGVDIDSTSDVDILWNVQNKTNGFEHTVGTKDIIVPADGVYRVSYGLSITTTGANRYEAISHVNVNGGNSGSCYDSGYARGADSSFDVALKAECLLDLSQGDTVSIAARRESTVTGMNPQLNAASSWFQIQQITNPNVIILHEATGGDTLSTEGGTLDLTWDTEDRKDTPFEHQSGSSDVKVLFDGLYRVSYSVKHSASGSIRTGTGGAIQIQPEGGSFTNATSGWSSAYLRMASGIDEAALAASTILNLKFKRYHQTCLN